From Anaerococcus urinomassiliensis:
AATAATAGAGGCAAAATAGTTCCCTTAAAATCAGAAGACTTTGAAAAGTTTCTTTTAGATAGGTCAGAGAAAAATGGATTTACGCTTAAGGAAGATGACTTTATCATTAGTGATAGAAAATATGTTGACTTCCAACATAATAAGAATGCCAAAAGAATAAAGCTTGATATAGTGACTTATGAAGGCAGGTTAACAATTAATGATAAGGAAAAAATGATAAAAACCCTTACAAAAGGCATAGGTAAGAAAAAAGCTTATGGCTTTGGTCTTATGACAATTATATTGGAAAATTGATATGAGAGAATCTTTTGGTGCCAAAAAAGCTGAAATTAGCGAATTACCAAGGATTTCTGATAGAGTAAGCTTTATTTATGTAGAACATGCCAAAATCAACAGAGAAGATAGTGCCATAGTATTTTTGGATAAACGAGGCATAGTTAAAATTCCTTGCGCAATGATTGGGGTATTACTACTTGGACCTGGTACAGACATAAGCCACAGGGCAGTAGAACTCATTGGGGATATGGGATGTGCTATGGTCTGGGTAGGTGAAAATGGGGTCAGACAGTATGCCCACGGCAGGAGCCTTAGCCACTCATCAAGATATCTAGAAAAGCAAGCCAAACTTGTATCCAATACAAGATCTAGAGCTGCTGTTGCAAGGAAAATGTATCAGATGAGATTTCCTGGTGAAGACGTAAGCTCACTGACTCTCCAACAATTGCGAGGTAGAGAAGGAACAAGAGTACGTAGAAGCTACAAAGAAAACTCCAAAAAATACAATGTAGAATGGACTGGAAGAAATTATGATATAGATGATTTTGATAAATCAAATCAGGTAAACAAAGCTCTATCAGTAGCAAATGTTGCCTTATATGGTTTGGTTCACAGTATAGTGGTAGCCTTGGGCCTATCTCCAGGACTCGGTTTTGTCCATACTGGCCACGATCTTTCATTTGTATACGATATAGCAGACCTATACAAGGCGCAAATTACGATACCCATATCATTTGAGATTGTTTCATTGAATCCAGAAAGTGAAGATATTGAATCTCTAACTAGAAAAGCTATACGAGATGTGATTCGTAAAGAAAAATTAATGGTACAAATAGTAAAAGATATCCAATACTTGTTAGATATTCCTACTGAGGAAGAAATAGACATTGACCAAATCCACCTACGGGATGATAAAGAAGATTCTGTGAGATATGGTGTCAATTATAGCGAGTTCTAATGCCATTAACTGTAATAACACTTAAAAAAACACCAGCTTTTCTTAGGGGTGATCTAACTAAGTGGATGCAAGAAATATCTACTGGAGTTTACGTAGGAAACTTCAACAGCAAAGTTAGAGAAGAGCTTTGGAAAAGGGTAATAGAAAATGTCAAAGAAGGAGAAGCCACAATTTGCTACGCCTATCGCAACGAAATTGGATATGAATTTAGGACAAATAGTAAAGAAATATCCATAGCTGACTTTGACGGCATACCCCTAGTAATGGTAGAGCATAAAGAAAACATAAGAGAATCTAATAAAGGGAAACTTGGATATAGCAAAGCATCAAAACTTAGAAAAGCCCATCAATATCAAAAATACTCTGCAAAAAAACCTTCATATGTAGTAATAGACATAGAAACAGATGGCCTAGATTTTCTAAAAAATTCAATCATAGAAATAGCTTGTATAAAAGCAATAGATGGAAAATTAGAAGAGTTTGAAAAAGCTATAAAACTGGACTCAAAACTACCAGAAAACATAAAAAAATTAACAGGACTAAATGATGAATATCTAGAAAAAAATGGAGTAGACGAAAAACAAGCTTTGACAGAATTTTTAGAATTCATAGGAGAATTGCCAGTAATAAGCTACGGTAATAACTTTGATATCAATTTTATAAACCATGCACTTAATAAAAATGGATTACAAACAATAAAAAATCAAACAATAGATTTAATGAGATGTGTAAAAAAAGAAAAAAGGTTTATAGAAAATTACAAACTACAAACTATATTAAAAGCTTACGGTATAGATAAAAACATACCACATAGAGCATTAGAAGATGCGAAATTAACCTATGAGCTTTCTACAAAAGTGAATATTTTAAAAGAAAAATTAAAATAGAATGGCTAAAAATACGGATCAAATAACTGTCTATCCCGCACACGCGGGGGTGATCCTTTGGGCTGGCTGTATGATTGCATATAAGGTTGGTCTATCCCGCACACGCGGGGGTGATCCTTTGGGCTGGCTGTATGATTGCATATAAGGTTGGTCTATCCCGCACACGCGGGGGTGATCCTAACCTTTGCTAATTTCTTATTAGTATCATTAAGTCTATCCCGCACACGCGGGGGTGATCCCCAACTTTAATGAAAAAACCAATAGGTATAAAAGTCTATCCCGCACACGCGGGGGTGATCCTAAATATATAACTTTTGCTGGAAATATTACTAAGTCTATCCCGCACACGCGGGGGTGATCCTATCTGTAATTGGTGTAAAATCCAATGAAACAGGTCTATCCCGCACACGCGGGGGTGATCCTATCCAGTCTATGTCTTCAAAAATTTCTTCACTGTCTATCCCGCACACGCGGGGGTGATCCTAAATGCTTTTGCTATATCCATACTAGAACGTAGTCTATCCCGCACACGCGGGGGTGATCCTAGCAGCTAACACATCGACTACGATTGCATTACGTCTATCCCGCACACGCGGGGGTGATCCTCCTACGTGGCGGTAGAGTTGAGTGGGATTTGCGTCTATCCCGCACACGCGGGGGTGATCCTATATCATCTGTGGTAATGC
This genomic window contains:
- the cas1e gene encoding type I-E CRISPR-associated endonuclease Cas1e; translation: MRESFGAKKAEISELPRISDRVSFIYVEHAKINREDSAIVFLDKRGIVKIPCAMIGVLLLGPGTDISHRAVELIGDMGCAMVWVGENGVRQYAHGRSLSHSSRYLEKQAKLVSNTRSRAAVARKMYQMRFPGEDVSSLTLQQLRGREGTRVRRSYKENSKKYNVEWTGRNYDIDDFDKSNQVNKALSVANVALYGLVHSIVVALGLSPGLGFVHTGHDLSFVYDIADLYKAQITIPISFEIVSLNPESEDIESLTRKAIRDVIRKEKLMVQIVKDIQYLLDIPTEEEIDIDQIHLRDDKEDSVRYGVNYSEF
- the cas2e gene encoding type I-E CRISPR-associated endoribonuclease Cas2e, translating into MPLTVITLKKTPAFLRGDLTKWMQEISTGVYVGNFNSKVREELWKRVIENVKEGEATICYAYRNEIGYEFRTNSKEISIADFDGIPLVMVEHKENIRESNKGKLGYSKASKLRKAHQYQKYSAKKPSYVVIDIETDGLDFLKNSIIEIACIKAIDGKLEEFEKAIKLDSKLPENIKKLTGLNDEYLEKNGVDEKQALTEFLEFIGELPVISYGNNFDINFINHALNKNGLQTIKNQTIDLMRCVKKEKRFIENYKLQTILKAYGIDKNIPHRALEDAKLTYELSTKVNILKEKLK